A genomic region of Thunnus albacares chromosome 2, fThuAlb1.1, whole genome shotgun sequence contains the following coding sequences:
- the LOC122970030 gene encoding zinc finger protein 665-like, which produces MSSVQCLRELMNQRLTAAAEEIFAVFQKTIVEFEEEIDRQRKLLDIVWKPEIRLHRTELPQRHVCKEQKILPEINAHRIELPQQHVCKEEEIPADQQLCNQERNTSLDREDPEPPQIKEEQEELCTSLEEEQLVLQQETKTFMLTPTYGESGNSEDQTLDLSPDEAPSAAKKEHVVSISVVPEPNSDDQLLSHNSHVTESRDHKGDKHENSGTTRNEETKPQKRLNKSKNITNNQDNTTTLKIHSNTVTGKTSLKCDTCGKSFKHKYSLHAHLRVHTGEKPYVCNTCEKRFSSTSALKAHLTIHTSEKPHFCRTCGKRFSNESELKSHSRIHKDEKQYSCKTCGKRFKFSNGLSIHMRIHTGEKPYLCNTCGKHFRHVQALKEHLRIHTGERPYSCKTCGNNFRHLSGLKNHVRIHTGEKLCPCKICGKSLRSSSGMLYHMRTHTVERPYVCNTCGKRYRQMADLKTHMSIHTGEKPFTCTLCVRAFRLPGNLTVHMRRVHKSEKTYVPLVDRCPSGSHSTMPSIQCLRQEINERLTAAAEEIFAVFQKTIVDYEEEIYRQRRLLDILLKPEIKLHRTELLQQHVCKEEEEVPAAADPPQIKEEQEELCTSLEGEQLVLQQETETFMLTPTCGESGKSENQTLDLSPDETQSAAEKEHVVSISVVPETNSDDQLLSHNSHVAESRDHKGDKHEDSGSTRNEETKPQKGHDRSKSQTNNVCNSTKIHLNTYTGQKSLICDTCGKSFKERYKLNLHLRVHTGEKPHLCNTCGKRFSDLSASKRHMLIHTGEKPYSCKTCGKDFRLHNVLKSHMRTHTGEKPYLCNTCGKSLSDLSGLKKHMRIHTGEKPYLCNTCGKTFGDTSDMKRHMRIHTGEKPYLCNTCGKNFRHMSALKKHMRIHTGEKPYPCKTCGKDFRSSSGLLVHMKTHAGEKPYLCNTCGKRYSQLPDLKTHMRIHAGEKPFNCTNVWENF; this is translated from the exons ATGTCTTCAGTTCAGTGTTTGAGAGAGTTGATGAACCAGCgactaactgctgctgctgaagaaataTTCGCAGTTTTTCAAAAAACTATCGTCGAGTTCGAGGAAGAGATCGACCGTCAGCGCAAACTGCTGGATATCGTTTGGAAACCAGAAATACGGTTACACAGAACAG AGCTTCCACAGCGGCATGTATGTAAGGAGCAGAAGATTCTCCCTGAAATAAATGCACACAGAATAG aGCTCCCACAGCAGCATGTCTGTAAGGAGGAGGAGATTCCTgctgaccagcagctctgtaaCCAGGAGAGGAACACCAGTCTGGACCGGGAGGACCCAGAGCCTCCAcagattaaagaggaacaggaggaactctGCACCAGTCTGGAGGAAGAGCAGCTGGTACTGCAGCAGGAAACTAAAACCTTTATGTTGACTCCTACTTATGGGGAAAGTGGCAACAGTGAAGATCAGACTCTGGACTTGAGTCCTGATGAAGCTCCGAGTGCAGCAAAGAAAGAGCATGTTGTCAGCATCTCTGTGGTACCAGAACCAAACAGTGACGACCAGCtgctctctcacaactctcatGTAACTGAGAGCCGAGATCACAAAGGAGACAAACATGAAAACTCAGGAACAACCAGAAATGAAGAGACAAAACCACAGAAGAGACttaacaaaagcaaaaatatcacTAACAATCAAGACAACACTACCACGTTAAAGATTCACAGTAATACCGTCACAGGGAAAACGTCCTTAAAATGTGACACTTGCGGGAAATCTTTTAAGCACAAGTACAGTCTACATGCACATCTgagagtccacacaggtgagaaacCTTACGTTTGCAATACATGTGAGAAAAGATTTAGTTCAACATCAGCATTGAAAGCTCATTTAACAATCCACACAAGTGAGAAGCCACATTTTTGCAGAACCTGCGGGAAAAGATTCTCGAACGAATCAGAGTTGAAAAGTCATAGTCGAATCCACAAAGATGAGAAGCAGTATTCTTGCAAAACATGCGGGAAACGTTTCAAGTTTAGTAACGGATTGTCGATCCACatgagaatccacacaggtgagaagccgtacctTTGCAACACCTGCGGGAAACACTTCCGTCACGTGCAAGCGTTGAAAGAGCATCTTAGGATACACACAGGTGAGAGGCCGTATTCTTGCAAAACTTGTGGGAACAACTTCCGTCACTTGTCAGGATTGAAAAACCATGTGAGAATCCACACGGGTGAGAAGCTGTGTCCTTGCAAAATATGTGGGAAAAGTTTAAGGTCTAGTAGCGGGATGTTGTACCACATGAGGACCCACACTGTTGAGAGGCCGTACGTCTGCAACACCTGTGGGAAAAGATACCGTCAGATGGCGGATTTGAAAACGCACATGAGtatccacacaggtgagaagccgttTACTTGCACGTTGTGTGTGAGAGCTTTTAGACTTCCTGGTAATTTGACGGTCCACATGAGGAGAGTCCACAAGAGTGAAAAAACATACGTTCCTTTAGTAGATAGATGTCCCTCAGGTTCACACT CAACAATGCCTTCAATTCAGTGTTTGAGACAGGAAATCAATGAACgactaactgctgctgctgaagaaataTTCGCAGTTTTTCAAAAAACTATCGTCGATTATGAGGAGGAGATCTACCGTCAGCGCAGACTGCTGGATATCCTTCTAAAACCAGAAATAAAGTTACACAGAACAG AGCTCCTGCAGCAGCATGTCtgcaaggaggaggaggaggttcctgctgctgcagatcctccacagattaaagaggaacaggaggaactgTGCACCAGTCTGGAGGGAGAGCAGCTGGTACTGCAGCAGGAGACTGAAACCTTTATGTTGACTCCTACTTGTGGGGAAAGTGGCAAAAGTGAAAATCAGACTCTGGACTTGAGTCCTGATGAAACTCAGAGtgcagcagagaaagagcaCGTTGTCAGCATCTCTGTGGTACCAGAAACAAACAGTGACGACCAGCtgctctctcacaactctcatGTAGCTGAGAGCCGAGATCACAAAGGAGACAAACATGAAGACTCAGGATCAACTAGAAATGAAGAGACAAAACCACAGAAGGGACATGACAGAAGCAAAAGTCAAACTAACAATGTTTGCAACTCCACCAAAATTCACTTAAACACCTACACAGGTCAGAAGTCTTTAATATGTGACACTTGCGGGAAGTCTTTCAAAGAGAGGTACAAATTAAATCTACACTTGAGAgtacacacaggtgagaagccgcACCTCTGCAACACCTGCGGGAAAAGATTTAGTGACTTGTCAGCGTCAAAAAGACATATGTTGATACACACCGGTGAGAAACCGTATTCTTGCAAAACATGTGGGAAAGATTTCAGACTTCACAACGTCTTGAAAAGCCACATGAGAACCCACACAGGTGAAAAGCCGTACCTCTGCAACACCTGCGGGAAAAGCCTAAGTGATCTGTCGGGATTAAAAAAGCACATGAGAatacacacaggtgagaagccgtacctTTGTAACACCTGTGGGAAAACCTTCGGTGACACGTCGGATATGAAAAGGCACATGAGAATCCACACAGGCGAGAAGCCGTACCTCTGCAACACCTGCGGGAAAAACTTCCGTCACATGTCAGCGTTGAAAAAGCACATGAGAATCCACACGGGTGAGAAGCCGTATCCATGCAAAACATGCGGGAAAGATTTCAGGTCTAGTAGCGGGTTGTTGGTCCACATGAAGACCCACGCTGGTGAAAAGCCGTATCTCTGCAACACCTGTGGGAAAAGATACTCTCAACTGCCAGATTTGAAAACGCACATGAGAATCCACGCTGGAGAGAAGCCGTTTAATTGTACGAATGTGTGGGAGAACTTTTAG
- the LOC122967716 gene encoding calcium-binding mitochondrial carrier protein SCaMC-2-A-like: protein MLSLCLYVPVSNSDPVEVEYFESNGLPSELKSLFNKLSVLLPSQEFTTYQRWRKKTLHREEHDSDGQLDFEEFVHYLQDYEKDLKLVVKSLDRKHAGRVDPKELMQSLWELGVHISPQHAEKALQSMDKNGMITISSKEWSNYPMEEKAESIPEIILYWKHSTIFDVGDNLLVPDEFTHEEKMTGMWWRHLVAGGGAGAVSRTCTAPLDRVKVMMQVYGSRTNNMCIMSGLMQMIKEGGTRSLWRGNGVNIIKIAPESALKFMAYEQIKRLIGSDKETLSILERLVAGSLAGLTAQSTIYPMEVLKTRLALRTTGQYSGIADCAKQIFRKEGLGAFYKGYVPNMLGIIPYAGIDLAVYETLKNSYLQQYGINSHDPGVLVLLACGTVSSGCGQLASYPLALIRTRMQAQAASGGSQQMTMTGLFKQILQTEGPAGLYRGLAPNFLKVIPAVSISYVVYENMKTQLGVTSR from the exons ATGCTCAGCCTGTGCCTTTACGTCCCCGTGTCTAACTCAGACCCCGTTGAGGTGGAGTATTTCGAGTCTAACGGTCTGCCGTCGGAGCTGAAGTCTCTCTTCAACAAATTGAGCGTGCTTCTGCCGTCGCAAGAGTTCACAACGTATCAAAGGTGGCGAAAG AAAACCTTACATAGGGAAGAACATGACTCAGACGGACAGCTGGACTTTGAGGAGTTTGTTCACTATCTTCAAGATTACGAGAAAGACCTCAAACTTGTGGTGAAGAGCCTTGACAGGAAGCATGCAG GTCGCGTTGATCCTAAGGAGTTAATGCAGTCTCTTTGGGAACTCGGGGTGCATATTTCCCCGCAGCATGCGGAGAAAGCTCTTCAGAG catggATAAGAATGGAATGATTACAATCAGCAGTAAAGAATGGAGCAACTATCCCATGGAGGAGAAGGCTGAGAGCATTCCTGAGATCATCCTCTACTGGAAACACTCCACG ATATTCGATGTGGGTGATAACCTGTTGGTGCCTGATGAGTTCACCCACGAGGAGAAAATGACTGGAATGTGGTGGAGGCACCTGGTCGCAGGTGGAGGAGCCGGAGCCGTTTCCAGGACTTGCACCGCTCCGCTTGACAGAGTCAAAGTCATGATGCAG GTTTATGGATCTCGAACCAACAACATGTGCATCATGAGCGGGTTGATGCAGATGATCAAAGAAGGCGGCACGAGGTCGTTGTGGCGAGGCAACGGAGTGAACATCATCAAAATCGCCCCCGAGTCGGCGCTGAAGTTCATGGCGTATGAGCAG ATCAAACGTTTGATCGGCAGCGATAAGGAGACTCTGAGCATCCTGGAGAGACTTGTCGCTGGATCTCTGGCTGGATTGACCGCACAGAGTACAATCTACCCCATGGAG gTGCTGAAAACCCGTCTGGCTCTGAGGACGACGGGTCAGTACTCGGGTATCGCAGACTGTGCGAAGCAGATTTTCAGGAAAGAAGGACTCGGAGCGTTTTACAAAGGTTACGTCCCCAACATGTTGGGCATCATCCCCTACGCTGGCATCGACCTGGCGGTGTACGAG aCCTTGAAGAACAGCTACCTGCAGCAGTACGGCATCAACAGCCACGACCCCGGCGTGCTCGTCCTGCTGGCCTGCGGCACCGTGTCCAGCGGCTGCGGTCAGCTCGCCAGCTACCCCCTCGCTCTCATCCGCACCCGCATGCAAGCACAAG CGGCGTCAGGAGGCAGCCAGCAGATGACGATGACGGGTCTCTTCAAGCAGATCCTGCAGACCGAGGGCCCCGCAGGGCTCTACAGAGGCCTGGCCCCCAACTTCCTAAAAGTCATCCCCGCTGTGAGCATTAGCTACGTAGTGTACGAAAACATGAAGACACAGCTGGGAGTGACCTCACGCTGA